The window TATTACAAACCTACTTCTACGGATGAAGCTGTAAGCCTGTATCATTCATTAGATGACCTGGGCAAACAACCAATGTACTTCTCCGGAGGAACAGAACTGATTACTTATGGAAGAGTAAACAACATCACTACTGGTGCTGTCATTGACCTTAAGGGCATCCCTGAGTGCCTAGAATTAAAGGCAAGCGGAAACCGTGTAATCATTGGCGCTGCCATTTCACTCACTAAGATTCGCGAGGCACGAGTATTCCCTTTTCTCAGTAAAGCAATTGTAGAAATTGCGGATCACACAGCTAGAAACAAGATAACCCTGGGAGGCAACATCTGTGCAAACATCATTTACAGAGAAACTGTCCTGCCATTACTACTTACAGATAGCCAAGTGGTGATTGCCACGAATAACGGTCTGCTAACGAAACCAATAACACAACTGTTTCAACAAACTCTTCAGCTTCAAAAGGGCGAATTTCTTGTGCAAGTCCAAACGGATCATAGTAATATTGACTTGCGATTTTTGAGTGTAAAAAGACGCCGACAATGGGATGTTGGGTATCCTCTCATAACTACTGCTGCCCTTTGGAATGATGGGAAAATCAAAACAGCCTTCAGTGGTTTATGCGAATATCCTTTTGTAAGCGAAGAAATGAATCAAGCACTAAACGATGATTTATTGCCTGCTACGATTCGAGTCGAACAAGCCATTGAACGTATTCCCGCCCCTGTTCTTGATGACGTCAATGGTTCTGCAGCATACAGGAAATTCGTTTTGAAGAACATTCTTTTAGATGTCTTAGAGTCTAAAAATCCTGTAGATTAAGAATCAAAAATATAGATCCAAATCAAAAAGTCTAGTGGATTAATAAGCAAAAAGCGC of the Desulfuribacillus stibiiarsenatis genome contains:
- a CDS encoding FAD binding domain-containing protein, which codes for MISFDFEYYKPTSTDEAVSLYHSLDDLGKQPMYFSGGTELITYGRVNNITTGAVIDLKGIPECLELKASGNRVIIGAAISLTKIREARVFPFLSKAIVEIADHTARNKITLGGNICANIIYRETVLPLLLTDSQVVIATNNGLLTKPITQLFQQTLQLQKGEFLVQVQTDHSNIDLRFLSVKRRRQWDVGYPLITTAALWNDGKIKTAFSGLCEYPFVSEEMNQALNDDLLPATIRVEQAIERIPAPVLDDVNGSAAYRKFVLKNILLDVLESKNPVD